Genomic window (Ferrovibrio sp. MS7):
AAAGCCCGGCCTATCCAGTGCTGCACCGCTATGCCACGGAACGCTTCACGGCGGCCGGCGCCACCACGATTGAATGGATCATCCGCATGCAGGCCTATGCCTATCCCTGCAACGAGGCGATCCGTCGCCACCTGCTGTTCGATCTCAGCTATGGCTACCAGGCCGCCTAGAGCAGGCTATTGCGACTAAGTGCCTTGCTTCAGCTTGCGCCAGGGCTGCGCAGCGCCGGCCGCCGCTGAACGGCACCAGGCGACGATGAAATCGGCAATGCCGGCTGTATCGTCGATATCCAGGCGCGGCGCGGTGAGATGCGGCGGCTCGGCATCGCAGGCAACGGCGATGATCGCCGGGTCATCAGGCTGCAACAGCGGCTTGCCGGTACCCTGGCGCCAGATCTCGATCTTGGCATGGGTATCGCGCTTGAAGCCTTCCACCAGCACAAGGTCCACCGGACTCAGATGCTGCAGCAGCTCCGCCAGGCCGGGCTCGGCATCGCCGCGATGCTCATGCATCAGCGCAAAGCGCTGCGCGGAAGCAATCAGCACTTCGCTGGCGCCGGCCTCGCGGTGGCGGTAGCTGTCCTTGCCCGGCACGTCAACATCGAAAGCATGATGCGCATGCTTGATGGTGGAAACCTTGAGGCCGCGCTGGATCAGCAACGGGATCAGCTTCTCCAGCAGGGTGGTCTTGCCCGCCCCGCTCCAGCCGGCGATGCCCAGCACATTCATGCCACTGCCCGTACTTTCATGGACACCGCCCACTCACCGAGGATCCGGTTTCATAGCAACGAAACATAGGACTTTCGCGGCATCAGAACCAGCCATGAGGGTGCAAAGCGCCGGACCTCGCCTGCTCCGTGCCGAGGCATCGTATTTCAAGGCCAGGAACCGGCAATTTTTCACCCCTGGAACAGTTTCATCCCACAGCCAGCGCGCTATCTTCCCCCTCGCCGCCAGACCTTCCCTCTGGACCAGACGACTGGCAAAAAATAAAGGACGGAACCTATGACTGCCCCCTTCTCGATGAAGCCCCTCCCCTATGCCGATGACGCGCTGAGCCCGGTGGTGAATGCCGGCACGATCGGCTTTCACTATGGCAAGCACCACACCACCTACCTCAACAACCTGAACAAGTTCGCCGCCGACGACGCCTCGCTGCAGGGCAAGAGCCTGGAGCAGATCATCAAGGAGAGCGCCGGCAAGGCCGACAAGGTGGCGGTGTTCAACAACGCCGCCCAGGTCTGGAACCATGACTTCTACTGGGATTCGCTGGCGCCGAAGGCCGGCGGCAAGCCGACCGGCCGCATCGCCGACCTGATCAAGGACAGCTTCGGCGGCTATGACAAGTTCAAGGCTGATTTCGCCGCCGCCGCCGTTGGCCAGTTCGGCTCCGGCTGGGCCTGGCTGTGCCTCGAGAATGGCAAGCTGACCATCCGCAAGACCCCGAATGCCGAAACCCCGCTGACCGTCACCGGCGTGAAGCCGCTGCTCACCATCGACGTGTGGGAGCATGCCTATTACCTCGACTGGCAGAACCGCCGCCCGGATTATGCCAACGCAGTGATCGACCAGTTGCTGAACTGGAGCTTCGCCGAAAAGAACCTCGGCTGATCCGGAACCATCGCTAAAACAAAAGCGGCGGCCTCACGGCCGCCGCTTCTTTTTTTGCCTGCTTCAGGCCGGATCAATACATATGCTGGCCGCCGTTGATGCTGAGTGTCGAGCCGGTGATGAACCCCCCCTCATCAGCGACCAGGAACAGCACGCCGCGGGCGATTTCCTCGGCGCGGCCAAGGCGGCCGACCGGGATCTTGGCGACGATCTTCTCCAGCACGTTGGCCGGCACGGCGGCAACCATGTCGGTGTCGATATAGCCCGGCGCGATGGCGTTCACGGTGATGCCGCGGGCCGCACCTTCCTGCGCCAGCGCCTTGGTGAAGCCATGGATGCCGGACTTGGCGGCGGCATAGTTCACCTGGCCATACTGGCCGGCCTGGCCGTTGATCGAGCCGATATTGACGATGCGGCCAAAGCCGCGCTCGCGCATGCCGTCGATGGTGGCGCGGCACATGTTGAAGCAGCCGCCAAGGTTGGTGTCGATCACTTCCTGCCATTGCGGCTCGCTCATGCGGTGCATGGTGCCGTCCCGCGTGATGCCGGCATTGTTGACCACGATGTCGACCGGGCCGAGTTCGCGCTCCACCTTCTTCACGCCCTCGGCGCAGGCGGTGAAATCAGCCACACTCCACTTGTAGGCCTTGATCCCGGTCTCGGCTTCGAAGGCGCGCGCCTTCTCCTCGTTGCCGGCATAATTGGCGGCAACCTTGTACCCCGACTGGTGCAGCAGTTTGGAAATCGCAGCCCCGATGCCTCGGGTACCACCGGTAACGATTGCTACGCGCGACATGATGAGCCTCCTCGGTTTTTTTATGTGCCGCCTGAACTGAAACAAAAAGCAGATACTAAAACGGCGCGGGCTTTGTGACCCGCGCCGCTTGGAACAATCAGTCGCGCTCGACGCACATGGCGATGCCCATGCCGCCGCCGATACACAGGGTGGCGAGACCCTTCTTGGCATCGCGGCGCTGCATTTCATACAGCAGCGTCACCAGCACGCGGGCACCGGAGGCACCGATCGGATGGCCGATGGCGATGGCGCCGCCATTGACGTTGACCTTGTCGGTATCCCAGCCGAGTTCCTTGTTCACGGCGCAGGCCTGGGCGGCGAAAGCCTCGTTGGCTTCCACCAGGTCGAGATCCTTGTGGCTCCAGCCAGCCTTCTTCAACGCCGCACGGCTGGCCGGGATCGGGCCGGTGCCCATGATCTTCGGATCAACGCCGGACTGCGCCCAGCTCACGATGCGGGCCAGCGGCTTGATGCCGCGCTTCTTGGCTTCCTCGGCGCTCATCAGCACCACAGCGGCAGCGCCGTCGTTGATACCTGAAGCATTGGCAGCCGTGACCGAACCATCCTTGGCGAAAGCCGGGCGCAGGCCCTTCATCGCCTCGATGGTGGCGCCATGACGAATGTATTCATCCTGATCGACGATGGTATCGCCCTTGCGGCCCTTGATCGTCACCGGCACGATCTCGTCCTTGAACTTGCCGGCCTTCTGCGCCGCTTCGGCCTTGTTCTGGCTCTTCACCGCGAATTCATCCTGCTGCTCGCGAGTGATCTGGAACTGCATCGCCACATTCTCGGCGGTCTGGCCCATATGGTAGCCATTGAAGGCATCCCACAGGCCGTCCTTGATCATGGTGTCGATAAAGCCGAGATCGCCCATCTTGTGGCCGGCGCGGAGATAGGCGGCATGCGGTGCCTGGCTCATGCTTTCCTGGCCGCCGGCAACCACCACCGAGCTGTCGCCGTTCTTGATCGCCTGGAAGCCAAGCGCCACGGCGCGCAGGCCGGAGCCGCACA
Coding sequences:
- the mobB gene encoding molybdopterin-guanine dinucleotide biosynthesis protein B; this encodes MNVLGIAGWSGAGKTTLLEKLIPLLIQRGLKVSTIKHAHHAFDVDVPGKDSYRHREAGASEVLIASAQRFALMHEHRGDAEPGLAELLQHLSPVDLVLVEGFKRDTHAKIEIWRQGTGKPLLQPDDPAIIAVACDAEPPHLTAPRLDIDDTAGIADFIVAWCRSAAAGAAQPWRKLKQGT
- a CDS encoding superoxide dismutase; translated protein: MTAPFSMKPLPYADDALSPVVNAGTIGFHYGKHHTTYLNNLNKFAADDASLQGKSLEQIIKESAGKADKVAVFNNAAQVWNHDFYWDSLAPKAGGKPTGRIADLIKDSFGGYDKFKADFAAAAVGQFGSGWAWLCLENGKLTIRKTPNAETPLTVTGVKPLLTIDVWEHAYYLDWQNRRPDYANAVIDQLLNWSFAEKNLG
- the phbB gene encoding acetoacetyl-CoA reductase, which translates into the protein MSRVAIVTGGTRGIGAAISKLLHQSGYKVAANYAGNEEKARAFEAETGIKAYKWSVADFTACAEGVKKVERELGPVDIVVNNAGITRDGTMHRMSEPQWQEVIDTNLGGCFNMCRATIDGMRERGFGRIVNIGSINGQAGQYGQVNYAAAKSGIHGFTKALAQEGAARGITVNAIAPGYIDTDMVAAVPANVLEKIVAKIPVGRLGRAEEIARGVLFLVADEGGFITGSTLSINGGQHMY
- a CDS encoding acetyl-CoA C-acetyltransferase, with protein sequence MTDIVIAAAARTPVGSFNGSLSGVPAHYLGQVAIDGALKRAGVAPADVSEVIMGQILTAAQGQNPARQASINAGLPNEVPAWNVNMLCGSGLRAVALGFQAIKNGDSSVVVAGGQESMSQAPHAAYLRAGHKMGDLGFIDTMIKDGLWDAFNGYHMGQTAENVAMQFQITREQQDEFAVKSQNKAEAAQKAGKFKDEIVPVTIKGRKGDTIVDQDEYIRHGATIEAMKGLRPAFAKDGSVTAANASGINDGAAAVVLMSAEEAKKRGIKPLARIVSWAQSGVDPKIMGTGPIPASRAALKKAGWSHKDLDLVEANEAFAAQACAVNKELGWDTDKVNVNGGAIAIGHPIGASGARVLVTLLYEMQRRDAKKGLATLCIGGGMGIAMCVERD